A window of Diospyros lotus cultivar Yz01 chromosome 14, ASM1463336v1, whole genome shotgun sequence contains these coding sequences:
- the LOC127790431 gene encoding protein THYLAKOID ASSEMBLY 8, chloroplastic: MSSTFLSNLPLFSSNHPSINADGGRHFATVRCGPRSNRGPLVKGRVLSTEAIQAVQSLKRAASRADPSSLDAVLSKTLSRLIKPDLIAAFNELLRQDRCDLALKVFAAARSESWYATDLAVYADLVTALARKGMAEDIDSLIGDLETEGGIPCGGGLVRLVKAVIAAGRVESTARIYGLMKRSGWRSDEDEYVARVLSKGLRRMGELRLADEIGLDFGTS, encoded by the coding sequence ATGTCGTCCACTTTCCTCTCAAATCTCCCACTTTTCTCATCCAATCACCCTTCCATAAACGCCGACGGCGGCCGGCATTTTGCCACCGTGCGATGCGGCCCACGAAGCAACCGCGGCCCGCTCGTCAAAGGCCGTGTACTGAGCACCGAAGCAATACAAGCCGTCCAATCCCTGAAGCGGGCGGCTAGCCGAGCCGACCCCTCCAGCCTTGACGCCGTCCTCTCCAAGACCCTCTCCCGCCTAATCAAGCCCGACCTCATCGCTGCCTTCAACGAGCTGCTCCGTCAGGACCGCTGCGACTTGGCCCTCAAGGTGTTCGCCGCTGCCCGATCGGAGTCGTGGTATGCTACCGACTTGGCCGTTTACGCCGACTTGGTGACGGCGCTAGCGAGGAAAGGGATGGCGGAGGATATCGACAGTCTGATTGGGGATCTGGAGACGGAGGGCGGGATCCCCTGCGGCGGAGGGCTGGTAAGGCTGGTCAAGGCGGTGATTGCGGCCGGGAGAGTGGAATCGACGGCCAGGATTTATGGGTTGATGAAGAGAAGTGGGTGGCGGTCGGATGAGGATGAGTATGTGGCTAGGGTTTTGAGCAAGGGTTTAAGGAGAATGGGAGAGCTGAGGCTGGCTGATGAGATTGGCTTGGATTTTGGTACAAGTTGA
- the LOC127789538 gene encoding uncharacterized protein LOC127789538 isoform X2 gives MASASCLRLPEFFCHGKSFELQGRKLRASALSRSNNNEKEQEIYCLSRSNLPCGALRTLYFCSSQVPLTRWFLSRALSLAVSSTDSNQTNSESVPFVAPMHSPQMEFNKVNCLLWVLHESARSFSLAIQAHELTRNHTELAMAWVGVDVQAWHKRIAYQVAVYALLKAVIEVELFLSHKHYKNSSPVNEILSPMTNCLGESIESQLNIRHPKLVQWFRMVELPRMAGLFIPLFKKWSMEYARSGVAGIILAISCCAAVKKLGSGRVSCSLLSASIEDILAHLMDLLHSLVSLDKLHHLASEAGFEEDFLIHFGKKVLPGKNIEEVEFWIGLVQKKLSTAFHRESVISGKQIFCDKVQENSLATLGIFAYLGRETRLFLSGIGIKDLDENVKDFLSYLECGSLFVYPEFSSLSEYQLFMEVVTDEIEWLDFYASFSSIFNQERRRSKQQAIQAEKETILYTVLTVCYDVFSGFAHVSNSTQQPLDASLLSFLLRSQSLLSICLEGYWAAHDKSSALLRISERIVSDSLPSQIEGRTNPSANSEVNPESTDLIKSGIHQHRSQLIQDTNSAGLDPITLGKVGSAAESEPLHKSLLRKSTIKLISTTADVWMGTQLLCIDILDSLELLMKQLRGHKVTKRERGKIQRTLADIASLIPITILMLLPVSAVGHAAMFAAIQKYMPGLVPTPYSSERLDIVKQLKRAKKMEVQSLNNIKDDASNL, from the exons ATGGCCTCCGCCTCGTGTCTTCGACTCCCCGAATTCTTCTGCCACGG AAAATCTTTTGAATTACAGGGTCGAAAGTTGAGGGCTAGTGCACTTTCCAGATCAAATAACAATGAGAAAGAGCAAGAGATTTATTGCCTTTCAAGGAGTAACCTTCCATGTGGAGCTCTGCGTACTCTCTACTTTTGTTCATCTCAAGTTCCTCTAACAAGATGGTTTCTCTCTAGAGCATTATCATTGGCAGTTTCTTCTACTGACTCTAATCAAACCAATAGTGAGAGTGTGCCTTTTGTTGCTCCAATGCATAGTCCTCAAATGGAGTTTAATAAGGTCAATTGTCTTCTGTGGGTATTGCATGAATCTGCTAGGAGTTTTTCCCTTGCAATTCAGGCACACGAATTGACTAGAAATCACACTGAGCTTGCGATGGCATGGGTTGGGGTGGATGTCCAGGCATGGCATAAACGCATTGCATATCAG GTTGCAGTGTATGCCTTGTTGAAAGCCGTGATTGAAGTTGAATTATTTCTTTCCCATAAACATTACAAGAACTCTTCTCCTGTTAATGAGAT CTTATCTCCCATGACAAATTGTCTTGGGGAGTCCATTGAAAGTCAGTTGAACATAAGGCATCCAAAGTTGGTACAGTGGTTTAGAATGGTAGAACTACCACGAATGGCAGGACTGTTCATCCCCTTATTCAAGAAGTGGTCTATGGAATATGCACGAAG TGGTGTTGCAGGGATCATTCTGGCTATCAGTTGCTGTGCTGCAGTGAAGAAGTTGGGTTCAGGGCGTGTTTCTTGTTCTTTATTATCAGCTTCCATTGAGGATATACTGGCACATTTGATGGACTTGTTACACAGTCTTGTTTCACTGGATAAGTTACACCACTTAGCAAGTGAGGCAGGATTTGAAGAGGACTTCCTGATACATTTTGGTAAAAAGGTTCTACCTGGAAAGAACATTGAAGAAGTAGAATTTTGGATTGGCTTGGTTCAGAAGAAGCTTTCTACAGCATTCCACAGGGAAAGTGTCATTTCTGGCAAGCAAATTTTCTGCGACAAG GTTCAAGAGAATAGTTTGGCTACTCTTGGCATCTTTGCATATTTGGGAAGGGAGACCAGATTATTCTTGTCAGGAATTGGTATAAAAGATTTAGATGAGAATGTTAAGGACTTTCTCAG TTACTTGGAATGTGGTAGCCTCTTTGTTTACCCTGAATTTTCTTCGCTGTCTGAATATCAGCTTTTCATGGAG GTGGTGACTGATGAAATTGAGTGGCTAGACTTTTATGCATCATTTTCTAGCATATTCAATCAAGAGAGGAGGAGGTCCAAACAGCAGGCCATCCAAGCAGAGAAAGAAACTATCCTATATACTGTTTTAACTGTTTGCTATGATGTTTTCTCTGGGTTTGCTCATGTCAGCAATTCAACTCAACAACCTTTAGATGCAAGTTTACTTTCATTCTTACTTCGGAG TCAGAGTCTGCTATCCATCTGTCTGGAGGGATACTGGGCTGCTCATGATAAATCAAG TGCGCTACTGCGAATTTCAGAAAGAATTGTCTCTGACTCATTGCCTTCCCAAATAGAAGGCAGAACAAATCCATCTGCAAACTCAGAAGTGAATCCAGAGTCAACTGATTTAATAAAAAGTGGCATTCACCAACATAGATCTCAGCTGATTCAG GATACCAACTCAGCAGGCTTGGATCCAATAACCCTGGGAAAGGTGGGCAGTGCTGCTGAATCAGAGCCCCTACATAAGAGTTTGCTCAGAAAATCCACCATCAAGCTGATATCTACAACTGCT gatGTGTGGATGGGTACTCAGTTGCTTTGTATAGACATATTGGATTCTTTGGAACTTCTCATGAAGCAGTTGCGTGGCCACAAGGTCACGAAAAGGGAAAGGGGGAAGATACAAAGAACACTAGCTGATATTGCTTCACTTATCCCAATTACAATCCTAATGCTGCTTCCT GTATCTGCTGTTGGCCACGCAGCCATGTTTGCAGCAATCCAGAAGTACATGCCGGGCTTG GTCCCAACTCCATACTCGTCTGAACGGCTGGATATTGTCAAACAACTGAAGAGAGCCAAGAAGATGGAAGTTCAGTCACTCAACAACATCAAAGATGATGCTTCAAACTTGTAA
- the LOC127789538 gene encoding uncharacterized protein LOC127789538 isoform X1 translates to MIGSAEEKNGLYWISDNLSPSNQKSFELQGRKLRASALSRSNNNEKEQEIYCLSRSNLPCGALRTLYFCSSQVPLTRWFLSRALSLAVSSTDSNQTNSESVPFVAPMHSPQMEFNKVNCLLWVLHESARSFSLAIQAHELTRNHTELAMAWVGVDVQAWHKRIAYQVAVYALLKAVIEVELFLSHKHYKNSSPVNEILSPMTNCLGESIESQLNIRHPKLVQWFRMVELPRMAGLFIPLFKKWSMEYARSGVAGIILAISCCAAVKKLGSGRVSCSLLSASIEDILAHLMDLLHSLVSLDKLHHLASEAGFEEDFLIHFGKKVLPGKNIEEVEFWIGLVQKKLSTAFHRESVISGKQIFCDKVQENSLATLGIFAYLGRETRLFLSGIGIKDLDENVKDFLSYLECGSLFVYPEFSSLSEYQLFMEVVTDEIEWLDFYASFSSIFNQERRRSKQQAIQAEKETILYTVLTVCYDVFSGFAHVSNSTQQPLDASLLSFLLRSQSLLSICLEGYWAAHDKSSALLRISERIVSDSLPSQIEGRTNPSANSEVNPESTDLIKSGIHQHRSQLIQDTNSAGLDPITLGKVGSAAESEPLHKSLLRKSTIKLISTTADVWMGTQLLCIDILDSLELLMKQLRGHKVTKRERGKIQRTLADIASLIPITILMLLPVSAVGHAAMFAAIQKYMPGLVPTPYSSERLDIVKQLKRAKKMEVQSLNNIKDDASNL, encoded by the exons atgattggcagtgctgaggaaAAGAACGGGCTTTATTGGATATCAGACAACCTATCTCCCTCAAATCA AAAATCTTTTGAATTACAGGGTCGAAAGTTGAGGGCTAGTGCACTTTCCAGATCAAATAACAATGAGAAAGAGCAAGAGATTTATTGCCTTTCAAGGAGTAACCTTCCATGTGGAGCTCTGCGTACTCTCTACTTTTGTTCATCTCAAGTTCCTCTAACAAGATGGTTTCTCTCTAGAGCATTATCATTGGCAGTTTCTTCTACTGACTCTAATCAAACCAATAGTGAGAGTGTGCCTTTTGTTGCTCCAATGCATAGTCCTCAAATGGAGTTTAATAAGGTCAATTGTCTTCTGTGGGTATTGCATGAATCTGCTAGGAGTTTTTCCCTTGCAATTCAGGCACACGAATTGACTAGAAATCACACTGAGCTTGCGATGGCATGGGTTGGGGTGGATGTCCAGGCATGGCATAAACGCATTGCATATCAG GTTGCAGTGTATGCCTTGTTGAAAGCCGTGATTGAAGTTGAATTATTTCTTTCCCATAAACATTACAAGAACTCTTCTCCTGTTAATGAGAT CTTATCTCCCATGACAAATTGTCTTGGGGAGTCCATTGAAAGTCAGTTGAACATAAGGCATCCAAAGTTGGTACAGTGGTTTAGAATGGTAGAACTACCACGAATGGCAGGACTGTTCATCCCCTTATTCAAGAAGTGGTCTATGGAATATGCACGAAG TGGTGTTGCAGGGATCATTCTGGCTATCAGTTGCTGTGCTGCAGTGAAGAAGTTGGGTTCAGGGCGTGTTTCTTGTTCTTTATTATCAGCTTCCATTGAGGATATACTGGCACATTTGATGGACTTGTTACACAGTCTTGTTTCACTGGATAAGTTACACCACTTAGCAAGTGAGGCAGGATTTGAAGAGGACTTCCTGATACATTTTGGTAAAAAGGTTCTACCTGGAAAGAACATTGAAGAAGTAGAATTTTGGATTGGCTTGGTTCAGAAGAAGCTTTCTACAGCATTCCACAGGGAAAGTGTCATTTCTGGCAAGCAAATTTTCTGCGACAAG GTTCAAGAGAATAGTTTGGCTACTCTTGGCATCTTTGCATATTTGGGAAGGGAGACCAGATTATTCTTGTCAGGAATTGGTATAAAAGATTTAGATGAGAATGTTAAGGACTTTCTCAG TTACTTGGAATGTGGTAGCCTCTTTGTTTACCCTGAATTTTCTTCGCTGTCTGAATATCAGCTTTTCATGGAG GTGGTGACTGATGAAATTGAGTGGCTAGACTTTTATGCATCATTTTCTAGCATATTCAATCAAGAGAGGAGGAGGTCCAAACAGCAGGCCATCCAAGCAGAGAAAGAAACTATCCTATATACTGTTTTAACTGTTTGCTATGATGTTTTCTCTGGGTTTGCTCATGTCAGCAATTCAACTCAACAACCTTTAGATGCAAGTTTACTTTCATTCTTACTTCGGAG TCAGAGTCTGCTATCCATCTGTCTGGAGGGATACTGGGCTGCTCATGATAAATCAAG TGCGCTACTGCGAATTTCAGAAAGAATTGTCTCTGACTCATTGCCTTCCCAAATAGAAGGCAGAACAAATCCATCTGCAAACTCAGAAGTGAATCCAGAGTCAACTGATTTAATAAAAAGTGGCATTCACCAACATAGATCTCAGCTGATTCAG GATACCAACTCAGCAGGCTTGGATCCAATAACCCTGGGAAAGGTGGGCAGTGCTGCTGAATCAGAGCCCCTACATAAGAGTTTGCTCAGAAAATCCACCATCAAGCTGATATCTACAACTGCT gatGTGTGGATGGGTACTCAGTTGCTTTGTATAGACATATTGGATTCTTTGGAACTTCTCATGAAGCAGTTGCGTGGCCACAAGGTCACGAAAAGGGAAAGGGGGAAGATACAAAGAACACTAGCTGATATTGCTTCACTTATCCCAATTACAATCCTAATGCTGCTTCCT GTATCTGCTGTTGGCCACGCAGCCATGTTTGCAGCAATCCAGAAGTACATGCCGGGCTTG GTCCCAACTCCATACTCGTCTGAACGGCTGGATATTGTCAAACAACTGAAGAGAGCCAAGAAGATGGAAGTTCAGTCACTCAACAACATCAAAGATGATGCTTCAAACTTGTAA
- the LOC127789538 gene encoding uncharacterized protein LOC127789538 isoform X3 — translation MLTIRKSFELQGRKLRASALSRSNNNEKEQEIYCLSRSNLPCGALRTLYFCSSQVPLTRWFLSRALSLAVSSTDSNQTNSESVPFVAPMHSPQMEFNKVNCLLWVLHESARSFSLAIQAHELTRNHTELAMAWVGVDVQAWHKRIAYQVAVYALLKAVIEVELFLSHKHYKNSSPVNEILSPMTNCLGESIESQLNIRHPKLVQWFRMVELPRMAGLFIPLFKKWSMEYARSGVAGIILAISCCAAVKKLGSGRVSCSLLSASIEDILAHLMDLLHSLVSLDKLHHLASEAGFEEDFLIHFGKKVLPGKNIEEVEFWIGLVQKKLSTAFHRESVISGKQIFCDKVQENSLATLGIFAYLGRETRLFLSGIGIKDLDENVKDFLSYLECGSLFVYPEFSSLSEYQLFMEVVTDEIEWLDFYASFSSIFNQERRRSKQQAIQAEKETILYTVLTVCYDVFSGFAHVSNSTQQPLDASLLSFLLRSQSLLSICLEGYWAAHDKSSALLRISERIVSDSLPSQIEGRTNPSANSEVNPESTDLIKSGIHQHRSQLIQDTNSAGLDPITLGKVGSAAESEPLHKSLLRKSTIKLISTTADVWMGTQLLCIDILDSLELLMKQLRGHKVTKRERGKIQRTLADIASLIPITILMLLPVSAVGHAAMFAAIQKYMPGLVPTPYSSERLDIVKQLKRAKKMEVQSLNNIKDDASNL, via the exons ATGTTGACAATAAG AAAATCTTTTGAATTACAGGGTCGAAAGTTGAGGGCTAGTGCACTTTCCAGATCAAATAACAATGAGAAAGAGCAAGAGATTTATTGCCTTTCAAGGAGTAACCTTCCATGTGGAGCTCTGCGTACTCTCTACTTTTGTTCATCTCAAGTTCCTCTAACAAGATGGTTTCTCTCTAGAGCATTATCATTGGCAGTTTCTTCTACTGACTCTAATCAAACCAATAGTGAGAGTGTGCCTTTTGTTGCTCCAATGCATAGTCCTCAAATGGAGTTTAATAAGGTCAATTGTCTTCTGTGGGTATTGCATGAATCTGCTAGGAGTTTTTCCCTTGCAATTCAGGCACACGAATTGACTAGAAATCACACTGAGCTTGCGATGGCATGGGTTGGGGTGGATGTCCAGGCATGGCATAAACGCATTGCATATCAG GTTGCAGTGTATGCCTTGTTGAAAGCCGTGATTGAAGTTGAATTATTTCTTTCCCATAAACATTACAAGAACTCTTCTCCTGTTAATGAGAT CTTATCTCCCATGACAAATTGTCTTGGGGAGTCCATTGAAAGTCAGTTGAACATAAGGCATCCAAAGTTGGTACAGTGGTTTAGAATGGTAGAACTACCACGAATGGCAGGACTGTTCATCCCCTTATTCAAGAAGTGGTCTATGGAATATGCACGAAG TGGTGTTGCAGGGATCATTCTGGCTATCAGTTGCTGTGCTGCAGTGAAGAAGTTGGGTTCAGGGCGTGTTTCTTGTTCTTTATTATCAGCTTCCATTGAGGATATACTGGCACATTTGATGGACTTGTTACACAGTCTTGTTTCACTGGATAAGTTACACCACTTAGCAAGTGAGGCAGGATTTGAAGAGGACTTCCTGATACATTTTGGTAAAAAGGTTCTACCTGGAAAGAACATTGAAGAAGTAGAATTTTGGATTGGCTTGGTTCAGAAGAAGCTTTCTACAGCATTCCACAGGGAAAGTGTCATTTCTGGCAAGCAAATTTTCTGCGACAAG GTTCAAGAGAATAGTTTGGCTACTCTTGGCATCTTTGCATATTTGGGAAGGGAGACCAGATTATTCTTGTCAGGAATTGGTATAAAAGATTTAGATGAGAATGTTAAGGACTTTCTCAG TTACTTGGAATGTGGTAGCCTCTTTGTTTACCCTGAATTTTCTTCGCTGTCTGAATATCAGCTTTTCATGGAG GTGGTGACTGATGAAATTGAGTGGCTAGACTTTTATGCATCATTTTCTAGCATATTCAATCAAGAGAGGAGGAGGTCCAAACAGCAGGCCATCCAAGCAGAGAAAGAAACTATCCTATATACTGTTTTAACTGTTTGCTATGATGTTTTCTCTGGGTTTGCTCATGTCAGCAATTCAACTCAACAACCTTTAGATGCAAGTTTACTTTCATTCTTACTTCGGAG TCAGAGTCTGCTATCCATCTGTCTGGAGGGATACTGGGCTGCTCATGATAAATCAAG TGCGCTACTGCGAATTTCAGAAAGAATTGTCTCTGACTCATTGCCTTCCCAAATAGAAGGCAGAACAAATCCATCTGCAAACTCAGAAGTGAATCCAGAGTCAACTGATTTAATAAAAAGTGGCATTCACCAACATAGATCTCAGCTGATTCAG GATACCAACTCAGCAGGCTTGGATCCAATAACCCTGGGAAAGGTGGGCAGTGCTGCTGAATCAGAGCCCCTACATAAGAGTTTGCTCAGAAAATCCACCATCAAGCTGATATCTACAACTGCT gatGTGTGGATGGGTACTCAGTTGCTTTGTATAGACATATTGGATTCTTTGGAACTTCTCATGAAGCAGTTGCGTGGCCACAAGGTCACGAAAAGGGAAAGGGGGAAGATACAAAGAACACTAGCTGATATTGCTTCACTTATCCCAATTACAATCCTAATGCTGCTTCCT GTATCTGCTGTTGGCCACGCAGCCATGTTTGCAGCAATCCAGAAGTACATGCCGGGCTTG GTCCCAACTCCATACTCGTCTGAACGGCTGGATATTGTCAAACAACTGAAGAGAGCCAAGAAGATGGAAGTTCAGTCACTCAACAACATCAAAGATGATGCTTCAAACTTGTAA